AGGTCAAAATCAGTGTCATAAAACTGGACCTCCAAGCTGCCACATGACTGTAGTTAGTCACTGTTGGTATGGGtggtcattttttatttttatagggGACATTTGCATCATACTGAAAGAGTTCTGCGCTCTGTTTCGTTCTGTGGTGAGCACTTACACTGGTGAAGCAACTTTGGCATACTTTGGAGGGTCTCACCAACCCACGCACTTGGCcatcagaacacacacatcatctctAAGGCGTTGAGCAATTCTTACAAATGGCTCCAAattaactgtaactgtaaaagTCACCATTACACGTTAGGTGGATTACACGCGCAGCCACAACCAGGCTGCCTTCCCAGTGACGTCTGTGGCTGTCTGACCACACCAGCCTGAGACCTTGTGAGTCTCTCACCTCCACAAAGACAAGCCTTATTTCAAACACATCTGTGAAAAGACCATTACTGATGTCCCTTAACTCAAACTGTGCTAATTTGCACACCCTGCCTTACACCATATCCACTGAAATTATGATGTCACTGTTTACGCTACAGGTCATACGGAGCAGAACACGCTATGCTATAAGCTTTCTAGTCAACCAAACACTTCTCCCTTTGCCTTGTTTCAGTGAGAGCCCAGAGCGTCTGCtattctactttttttttatccacttTTAAAGGAATGTAACAGTTGCTCTGCCAACACTGAGCCCTTGAATATGTCTTAAGAGTATCCCTAACCCACTGTTCATACCTTTGCCGATTTCAGCTTGGCGCCCACACTCACACCATGTACTGTACAGGCATGCAgacaagacagaaacacactgtaagCTTTTGAGCATACAGTGGTGCACAGAGTACatatgcacattttgaaaaactGCTGATTTCTACTAAGTATGCTCCATGTCTAGAGTTCAATTGTGCAAATTATCCATAGGTTGAGAAAAGCAGTTAACAAACACAGCCTGTGGCCATGGTATGTAAAGTTGGCCAAGTGTGATTGCTCTCGCAGATGGTCCACATATGCATCTAACTTCCATTCCACTGAATACTTTTCTGACAACTCAGGGTTGAGAAGAGAGACTCGAGTTCGACAGGTCGTCTCGACGCAAAATATCCACTTTGAAACACTGATGTTAGATTCATTGAGTCGGCCTCAAAGGCATTTTCTAAGTTCCTCTGTCATTACAAAGGCTACTCTCATTGTGCAGCCATCTGAGGCATTTTACCATGACAAACACATGGGATGCTGTACAAAGGAAAACATGAGGGAGAGATAAATTGCATCGCTGACAGTGGAAAATCTGTTTACCAAATTGTACATTACATGCACATCACAAGTGGTATTATTACATGGCCTAACATATAAGGTCTAAAGGGCCAAGGCTGAAGTGATTTAAAAACCATTCATCTTCACAAGTCATTTAGTCCAGTCCTGGATCTAGATGAGTGCTGAAAAACACTAACTCTAACCCTATAAAAAACATTGAACTGAAGTCAGATAATTTCAGTTCAAAAATGACTAACAcattaatacaaaaataaattacttaCTCCGGACACTTTGTGCAGTGACTATTGAAAAGCATTGCTCAAAACAGCTGCATTACATTTATCACATTCTGCTTCTGTCCCACTTGCCAGCCACATTCCCACTTGCAGTTGCCATTCTCTACCTGACTTGAAGTCAGTCTTCCTCATTCACCTGCTCACCGCTCTCACTTCCCCCATCAGTCATTACATATATGAGGCCAGATCCTTTGTTCCTTTGTTCCTTTGCCAGTTTATCCTAGTTGCCAAGTGCCTTGTACTTTGGTATTCGAGCAACCTGAACCGAGTCTGCTCCTTTACCTTTGCCTGGACTTGGACTTGAATTTGCCTGCCTTTCATCTAGTAATCCAGTGCCTGTACCTGCCAAGCTATCGACACCAGCCCATAAGGCCTGTTTGGGTCCTTTCCTTGCTGCCTGCACTACCGGCCATGTATGTAAATACACTATGTGACCTTCTACCCCTTGCGTTGTACATTTTGATCAGCTACAGCTACACTCTCGCAGTGTGAACCACATACAACTATTATCAACTTGCAAAACGAAATACCATCTGTAAAAGGaactctcagctcctcctgtaACTCAGAAAACATGGCATTGCTTACTACAAATCCAGAAAACAGGCCCTTAGATCTAATAGATTTCAGTCCACTTCTACTAATGACTGCAACACAGTCCTTCAACCGGTAATCCGTCTTGATGGACTCTTAGGGAAATAAGAGCAAGAAACTTCTCCATCACTACATAAACAACACTTTGGTCATGCTGCCAGATGGACGGGGATAGTGGTCCATGCTCCAGACCTGCTGGAAAACAAGCACAGGAGAGGTTGTGAGAGTATACCAAGGGATGGCTCATCAACTAACAGGGTGTACATGGACAAAAATCACATTGGTGGTAACATGCTCTCGAGAGAACTGCCATACAAACATGACACAGCAGGCTTGTGAGAGGCTGGGGAGCTGTTATAGTCATTGAATCAGTTCAATGTGGGGGGAAAATACCACAGTTAGAAACAGTAATGTGTGGCATGCATGACTGAATAGACACCAGTAAAAACTAATAAAGCCACATCTTATCTTGCTTTACGCCAATATCATTTTAATTGTTAAGATGAATTCATGAGATTATTGAAGAGGTTAACATCTGGTGACATCATCCAAGATAAATTGTTTGGGAAGCAATAGGCATTTCCAATGTTAACAAACAAGCCGTGTTGGCCGTGTGCATACTGCATGGGCTGAGTCGAGTGTGGGGGTGTTGTGGCTCCGATATTAAAAAGTCTCCTCAGCAGGCAGATCAGGTTCTAAGATACTGAAAGCTTGACACTGATACTCGACACAGAACAAGttgaggagaggtggaggaaagttAAGTGGTTGAGAACAGAGGAAAATGCCATCTTTCATATAGTTCTTCTGTCTGAATAAGCTGCACTTAATtcatggtgtgtgtctgtgtatatcTATGTGCTGAAAGAAATACTGTATGCCCCCAAACCAATGTCAGGATACATATTCAGTATTTATGTATCCGTGTGCATGTGCTCACCCTTCTGATTACACGCATATGAAGACCataaacatatttacatatacTCTCAgtcatgcacattcacacacagatgcttCCAGTCTCGGACAGCTCAGAGGACAGGTCTAAGCTCCAGTAATGAAAAGCATGTGTGCTCCAGAAGACTAAACCTCCTCCAAGCTCATCTTCTTTTGGCTAAACACTTTCATCCTCACCTCAATCTATCAGTCTCCTTTCTTTCGACAAGCTCTTTAAGGATGTGTGTTGACCGAATGAATGTgcgcacagtgtgtgtgtgtgtgtgtgtgtgtgtgtgtgtttgtgagcggTGGCGTACGCGGatgacacatacagtacacgaTATGTTCTTAAGAGTTATTGGTCCTTTCCGTTCTCCTTGCTTCACcctgtctcttctctgtcctccccaTATCCATTCtgtctttccatttctctgcctttcctcACTCTTCCTGTTGTGAAACAGGCAAGCACATTTTGTGCCTCTTCAAACAATGACCCCGATCTGAACCAGAGGCTTTGAAAATGAACCAAAGGAATCAGGTCCGTTGATAGACCGTGCGTTTTGAATCGCAGAGACATGCACAAGACATTCAAAATGATGAAGTTTGTTCTTTAAAatgagtgggtgggtggtgaAATGAGAGTTTCGTGGTACTGTACATGAGCAAGAGCCTGATgcaccagatggtttgttacacagaaccatctgggaagacgtccttggaaactgtttggaaaagggtgggcactttcaaaaaaaaaaaaaaatacttggcaggtgattggacgaaccatctgtctatcacgGAATAATTcaaaccaatcagatcaacgaaCCACATGTTGTAGTAAGACTCTTGCTGGAGCCAGCCATGAGAAGAACGAAAACATCTTCTCCACCAAGAAACGCCGTCACTGCTgttctttcctctgctttcaatgaagaaatactctccagttctgatataactgatgctatagcagcatctACACTAACCTCTCTGGGAGCTGCCATTGTTGTTTCCAAAATGACTGTGGTTTAACCACAAACGCATAAATTGAAGCCTGGCAAGCTGAATTCTTGGCTCCCATAATTTCATGTGATCTCACAAATCCAGCTGCCTTGCAAAGTAACATGAGGAACATTTCTAGCAACAGCCTTAAAGTGAAAACTAGTTTCAAAATAGTGAAGTGGTGGTTGCAGGCTCTGAAAACTCAAAACCTCCTGCGTATTTTCTGCAGTCAGAATCTACAACTCCACTTGCGGTGGCATGTCGCTGCATTGACCAATGTAATCCATCACTTtaaattatactgtatgtgtgttgcaGTTTTTCCAGGCGTGATGTTATCTTGAACCAAATTGTTGGGCTATTTTCACAATTTCCCCATTACTTCACATTGTTACGTTTATTCTGTGGCAGTGAAGAGCCAAAATAAAGGTGAGATAAAAAGTGAGGGTTATACACACTCAGTGCTGCTGATGCGAACTCGAGGCAAATCCCAGAGGACCCACCACCAGCCAACCTTCAATTTCTTTTAGTCATTACTATTTTCTTTCGCACACTTGACATGCCTCTCATTTATAGTAGGGATGGAGAAAATATCAGAAACACAATGGTGACTGCAGCATTTCATCCATCTTCTACATGATATCTATAATGTAGGCAGAGAAATGCTTAATTAAACTGCTTACAGATTCTAACTGATCACGCAGATTTTCAGTGCTCTGATGTGGTCTTGTGTGAcatgctatttttttttccagacggTGAGAGAGAGGTGGGACAGCATGATATCTGTCTTCCTATCATCTTCAATTTGGATAGTCGATTGGCAAGGTAAACAAGGACACGTACTGTAGATATCCCACCCACACTCATCCTTTCCCAACCTAAAACAGACTGTTGTAATggtataataaaataaaaacagcaaaaacagtaaCCTCTATGTTTCTTGTTAACTGCCTTCACACTGCCTGAAAGTGACAAGAGGCTAGCCTATGAAAGCCAAGTTTTGGCAATCACACATGAGGACTGAATCCACCTTTGCCTGGGGGAACACAGGAAAGGAGATGGTGTCCAACAGCTGTTCATAAAGAGAAAGTTCCTCTTTCCAGCTTTCAGTGTTGTCAAAGCTGGACGCTGACAGGCTTCACAATTAGTGTAACATTTACAAGGTCTTGCATGAGCTACGCTGCAATTCACTGCAGTCACGCTACTCACATAGCCAGCTGCTGTTCTCCATTACTGGCCAGGCAAGGTGCGTATCTGTGGAATGCAATGTCAATGCTTTGCTTCCACAAAGGAATGAACGGCAGCTCTCctggtgactgtgtgtgagtattCATCAAAGAGTAGTTTAcctgtgtttgcatttgtttctcTTTGGAAACAGAATCCTGCTTTATATATTAAAGGTTAATAAAAAAAGGGTCAACAATTTTTCATATGCTGGTagcacacaaaccaaacactgacgTATTGATGCAGATGGATTCAACCTACCATTGCAAACAGCTTACCTGCTGGTGAACTTAAGATGTACATTTGTGTAGTTAAAGAAAATTCATACTTGTCAGGTATATAGAAAGTTGTCATATCCAAATCTGGACAGTTTTAGACAATATTCTTCTAATAGAATGGAAACTGCTGATATGAAAAGTCACTGATGGAACCCACTTCTAGAGATTATTGAACACAATTACGACCATGAAGCAGAACATATTATAGCCCCTTAGTGAATTAAGTCTCTCCTCTCATTTAAAAGTAACCTTAGCTGACCTTTAGTCGTTCTCTATGTGTTTTCCATACAGCAGAGATTAGTATGGCGTGTAGGAGGGAAGACTCAGACCCAAATTGCTCTTATTTCAAGAACACAAGGAGCTGCTTTTAACATCGTTTGCCTTCCGTTTTCTCACTAATGTAATTTCTGCCGTGTACGCCtggtgagggagggggagaactCATGCATACAAAAGCCAGAGCCATACTTCCCAAGTAACGCTCTGCTGATCCCAGCCAAAATCAACTTCCACCAAATACTTGATATTAGGTCATTTTCACAGAATGGCTCTCCTGCAACTCTTGTTGGAGGGTGGGGTTGTGGTACTCCAGAGGGACCCTTCTGTAACCTGCTCCATGTGTTATCGGGACTATAAGATGATTGCTTGGTTCCTTATCTTTCTAAACACATAGAGGTAGGCCGAGATTGTATCAGCAATGCTTACAGAAATTAAACGATGGCTAAACATTGCTGAAGCACCAGTGCAGCTCAGACTGTATTACGGCAAAGGAAAatatttactgtactgtatcaGAGAGAAGGACCGTGGTAAATTTCAACACAGAGGTTTCCAGATATTGTAAGGGTCTAACATTACAATAACATTAATCAGTGCTCTGGCACCATTGTTTGGCAGGCGGTGATGGCTGTCTGCACTCTGCCAATCATCACTCCCCAATACAGCTGAGGTGTAGGAGTGGAGGAATCTCTGTATGGACCCACCCAGTCAGGACGCCCCGAACAGCTGCCAAGCCAGTGTAAACCAACCCCGACGAAAACACAGGGTGATAAGAAAAACTTGGTGACAACCAATCAAAAGACTGTTTCTGTTAGTGATTGCCCTGCGTTTGTGCAGGTCTCCCTgttctgtgggtgtgtgaacTTAATGCTGTCTATACATTAAGCTACTCCATCCACCCCATACCAACACATTCTACTTCCTTCCTTTCAAGGCGCAAATGTTCCACgttttaaagaaacaaaatctGTATTCTACACATTACTTTAATATAGTATGTACATACAACATAAAACCTGCGTATTCTATTACTTTAGACATTTGACACAAAATACaataatatatgtaaataaatgttcCATCTGACCTGGTTTAGGGGCCTTTCCGCCTTGTCCTGTTGGggtaaaacaagaaaaatatacaGAAGCATTTTCAATAATGATTTACTGGACAACCATTTTAATTTGGTCTTTCATGAAGTCAAGATTCGAGATCTCACTTCATGAGACATATTCATGTGTTACAGGTACTATTTTAcagttttcagcttttcaaacaTTGGGAGATGAACTGCTGCAGTTAGATTTTTTGTTAAATGTGTGTCTCTTTATTCAGGAAGGATTCGCGCCTGTTTTCAATTACTGATTGAAAAAaagatgttgaaaaaaaaaggcctCTTCATACCTCCTCCCAGTCCTCCAATGCCCAAGCCACCTGGACCAACTCCTCCTGGCACCAGACCACCTGGACCAACTCCTCCTGGCACCAAACCACCTGGGCCCACTCCACGACCTCCACCTCCATAACCTCCTACTGTAagagtcaaacacagacaggtgagactgtGGTCACTACTGTCATTCACGTTGTAAACATTTATCATCTGCTAACAATGTTCGTGTCATGTCGTCAGGTCATTATGATCATTATTTAGGGTTGGAATTGTTAAGATTGTGACAATCATCATCGACTACTGAGTTTGTATGAGAGAAATGTGTAACAGGACTCAAATTTCCAAACCTCAAAATGTCTTCCAATAAACCAGCTCAACAAAAGTAGCTGGCCCTGAACGCATTGTTTATTGCCACAGCAATAACCCTAGGATTTAATTATTCTCAGCATGTGATGGTGTGACAAGGAAGTCTCACCATGTGTTTCCTTCAGATCTGACCAAAACAGAGAGCAAATTTGTCTTTATTACAGCAatctgtttcttcttgtttttgttaACATAAATGTCACACTGTTACTTGGACATAACCTACAAACACGCAACGAACTTTCAACTCACTACATAACAGTATCACAATTCAAAAGTCACATCAGTTCTTCCTTCAGTCATGGCTTTAATACTCATAGCTAAAAAAAGGTGGACAGGGTGATACTTGTTCAACAAACGACAGCTGATACCTCGCCAGGACACTGCCTACGGTTGGTGAACTGTTGCTAAGGTGGACTGTGTAtgcagagcagagtgtatcTGCTACTGATGTGTGAAATGACAGACACAACATGGAATATCTGTGGTTGTGCAAAAAGCCCAATGGAGGCAATGTTGTTTCAACTTATCATTattaaagcaaacatttcaCATGAGAATTTCTGCTAGTTCCAGTCTGATTTCTAAATATTTTACACAATATAATTTACtacataaaaacagtttcacaTATCCAAATCACTGAGACAGCAGTGCATGCACCAGTtcaagatgaagatgaggcAATTCTTAAAAGTGTATTCTAtatatggggaaaaaaatcataaatcaAAGACATCTCCTACTCACCTGCAGCTTTAGCTGGTTTATAGCCCGCAGGGACTCCTCCACCAGCCCCTTGTAAAACAACAATCATACGGAGTATTGAGTTATGGTAATCCTACCTGTAGTGGCGTATGAATGGACAGTTTTTTGGCTCAGCAATTCTTCATTACAGCAGCtgaaatttgttttatattctctAAGGACACTGGAAATGAACACGACATTTCATAGATGTATGCATTTAAGTTTTTATATCATGATGGAGCAGCAGTCCATacaaaaatgtttaatattcagtgtgaccatacagtaaataaaagtGGCAACATATGCTGCACAccatgcatgtgcatatgtatgCATACATATATTAGTATTTGTGCTTAATTACTTATACTTCTCACAGGAAACTGTCTCATCCTCCTATTTTTGTGGTTGTTGTGAAACTGCAACAGTGAGAGTGCAGCATAATTAAACCACAACTGAGTTAAAACAAAACGCAGTTTGCCTACAAATATAAGGAACTTCATGtacaacatttttcatttactatttattatatttatgtttatcaGGACATTGTTCTAATGTGGGATGAATTATGCTAATAACATATCCAATTTGAATAAAGGAAGAAATATGTATCAAATCATTACATACAACATGCAGGGAACTGTCAcagtcataataataatagtaatgatGTGACAATAATCAGTTCAAGAGAGTTGTCATCTCATTGCTGGTGAACATCAGGCTTTAATGTGACACAGTATCACATgagggaaagacaaagagaactTTAGGTTTCAGGGTTCTGCAGAAGACTGAATgaagttattttctttatcatttatctTTTGACATTCCCAACAGATTTGAAATTTTCATTACCTTTACTTCAACTTCGCATTCTGATATTTTCTAGAGTAGAGTTTCTAGCACAATCTCTGGTCTACAGTAGTATAAATTAACTGTTACAACTCTGCTAAAGACAAACAGACTTTGTTGTTCCTGTGTTCGGGATTATTTTTGATTAAATTATCCAGACAATCATTGGAGGCTTTGTTACCTGGAAAGTATCCAGTTCCTGGTCCGCTGCCTCCTGGACCAATCCCAGCACCAGGTGGTACATACACACCTGGAACACACAACAGAGAAAGCAAGAGGTCATCCTTGATCACCAACACATGTGACACAAGTTATAGTTGTGGCCAAACACTTCTCAGCCATtaatgattttttgtttttgtttttttttattgcaatgCTTGTAACAGCATTTCTACACAATGACCCCATTTATTAGATAAACATTCTCAAACACTTTCATCATCTGTGACCCAGACAGCCAAACTCTGTCCTTGGCATACACATCTACCCCAGTTCATAGCAGTGATGTGGTGCACAATGAAACgtgaacacagcagctccagccagaGACTGagtaacacaaaaaaatgaaaaaataaaactttatagGCTTGATTAGGAGAAAATTCCAATAGTTTTCATTCTGATGAGGTATTGCAGTTGGAGACATTCTTTCATAAAGTGGCTGCAGCACTGTGGACACCCTTAACCCCGAGCTGCATCCCCTAGCCTCCTTTCTTGCTTGATTTCTGGCTGCAAGCCAGAGTAACTCCTGAGATGGTCGTTCTGGATCCCAGACATGGTGGCCTCATGTGCGGAATGAATatcaacagaaataaaagaaagggAGGATGAAAAAATCCTGCAGTTGTTCTGGGAATACTAACGGTTAAATCCAACGGGACCGGTGAGCTAAGGCCAAAATTACAAAGTCTTATTTTTTGAGGGAAAAACCTGGTTTATatcactaaaaacacaacgcaatGGAGAGACCAGGGCTGAGGATCCCAATGGTTATGTTTAATGGCTCTTACATGTGTTGGGAGGCCAATTAATTTAAACCACATGTCAaaggtgttcatgtgtttattaGCAAATACTGTGTGAACACTGCACTTTGAGTTCTGTCCACTGTTGCCATTAGGGGAAGAACATTACAGGGTATTACTGTCTAATCTAGTCAAATGAAAATACATGACACATCACATCCCTttgaaaaataccaaaaagTAAACATCTATCTACAGTTTAAGTATGCCTGCACATTGCTACATTGCACTGAAGGTGGCTTTGGTCTTTTCACTAACAAGCTGTGACATAATATATTAATGGCTTTGTGCCGCCATAACATCAGTATTCTTTCTGTGGAACCACTGAGGTTAAGAAAATGAGCAGTTAGCAACAGTCAATGGAAGAACACAGTGAGGTCTAAAATCTAGAAACGTCTTCGGCAGCAGTGTAAATGGGAACAATTATGGTGGAAGCTGGCTCGGACAAAAAAATGACTCCATGAATGAACAAATGGACAGACGACAGGGAGGTTGCCTTCCAACTCATCCTGACTGGGAAGATCTGAGAGCTGGATGATGGTGGAACTGATCAGATTTCTTGGGGTTTGGCCCTGTAATACTGAGGACTGACTAAAGAGAAATACTTcaggctgaaataaaaaataggAATAAATAATAATCTCCCGGGTTCTGCATTTGATTATAAAACAAGTCAATGCGAGTAGTGTGCGTGTTTGAGCGTCGCCGTCAGTTTGCCCATGCCATTGGCTTCGTGGCACAGACCTCAGGTGCAGGCAACACATGATAGAGTGCAGTGATTGTTCTCAATTCTGCTCCTTCATTTCACAATCAAAAGGAGGATTTCCTGTCTCGGCATTGCAAGTGAGGAAAGcgggagtgtgtgtctgctccaGTTTTCCTTTTGCTTAGAATCCCATCATGCTACTGTGCAACTTTCACAGAGTGCATTAGGTTCACTGAAACCATTCATCCAAATATGGCACACTGTGACCTCTGCCAAGTGACCTGACCTACCTCAATAAATTTGACGATTTCTTCATGATTGTCCCaattatcatcatcagcatcatacGCTTACGTTCTGCATAACCAAGCCAGGTCATGGGAATGTGCTGGAATGTGTGTGAAGGACAACACTGACTTGCAGAGCACAAGGGATTAGAGGAGGCAGAATTTATTTCACAGTTGACTCCAGTCAAAAGTTTGCCCTGAGTGTTTGTGATATGA
This genomic interval from Chaetodon trifascialis isolate fChaTrf1 chromosome 9, fChaTrf1.hap1, whole genome shotgun sequence contains the following:
- the LOC139336922 gene encoding elastin, which codes for MANRNILLLFCGLFLLALIQPSLQGGVYVPPGAGIGPGGSGPGTGYFPGAGGGVPAGYKPAKAAVGGYGGGGRGVGPGGLVPGGVGGLGIGGLGGGQGGKAPKPGQMEHLFTYIIVFCVKCLK